The Lentzea guizhouensis genome contains a region encoding:
- a CDS encoding anti-sigma factor family protein: MEQHLRGCPSCRAQVADFHRIRRALDEVPREAFLHELDSDQPKPSDLVLQRALRQIRQESVIPQQRAADPQPRASPRPAEEFPQPQHAKPRRWPGYLAAAAVAAVVAFGGGAVFLQDRTPDTSISASRSGEGTAGAIKLVAEVAPSSQDRYLVTAKIDGLPAAQKCKLVVIGADGKKSEAHVWTSSEKGRVEGVTVRGMVSVPLDQVKSVAIENGEGKAFVVANM, from the coding sequence GTGGAGCAGCACCTCCGGGGCTGCCCGTCCTGCCGTGCGCAGGTCGCCGACTTCCACCGGATCCGCAGGGCGCTCGACGAGGTGCCCCGTGAGGCCTTCCTGCACGAGCTCGACTCCGACCAGCCCAAGCCGTCGGACCTGGTGCTGCAGCGCGCGCTGCGGCAGATCCGGCAGGAGTCGGTCATCCCGCAGCAGCGGGCGGCCGACCCGCAGCCGAGAGCCAGTCCACGGCCGGCGGAGGAGTTCCCGCAACCCCAGCACGCCAAGCCCCGGCGCTGGCCGGGCTACCTCGCCGCCGCGGCGGTGGCCGCGGTGGTGGCGTTCGGCGGGGGTGCGGTGTTCCTGCAGGACCGGACACCGGACACGTCGATCTCCGCGTCGCGCTCCGGCGAGGGGACCGCTGGTGCGATCAAGCTGGTCGCCGAGGTCGCCCCGTCGTCGCAGGACCGCTACCTGGTCACCGCGAAGATCGACGGCTTGCCCGCAGCCCAGAAGTGCAAGCTCGTCGTCATCGGTGCCGACGGCAAGAAGTCCGAGGCCCACGTGTGGACCTCGAGCGAGAAGGGGCGGGTCGAGGGGGTGACCGTGCGGGGCATGGTCAGCGTCCCGCTCGACCAGGTGAAGTCGGTGGCGATCGAGAACGGCGAGGGCAAGGCGTTCGTGGTCGCGAACATGTAG
- a CDS encoding nickel/cobalt transporter, with protein sequence MRYAVIGALLIAGFFGIQGEAFGHPLGNFSVNHYHGLHLHPDRIDLRSVVDVAEIPTLQENLKDRDAGRWCDELAAAERSTVDGRRITWTVSSATKQHPVGQADLITTRLVCELTAKVDLDRPARLEFRDGSNTDRVGWREITAAGTGVRLTGSSVPTESISDELRSYPEDLLSNPLDVRAVTFTAQPGSGSEPKQATGSPVQSFSTTAAALNDILGSDELTPWLGFLALLLSLVLGASHAALPGHGKTLIAAYLAGRQGTPKDAFVVGASVTATHTGGVLVLGLVISASSALAGEQVLRWLGLVSGVLITGIGVVLLRSALTREPALVGAGVGHGHGHGHGHGHGHGHGHGYSRASLIGMGAANGLVPSPSALVVLLGAMALGRTWFGVLLVLGYGFGMAATLTGVGLLLVKARGRVERLLDGRPTKLLSHYAPVGTAAMVIVVGAWLTLQAA encoded by the coding sequence GTGAGGTACGCCGTCATCGGCGCCTTGCTGATCGCCGGCTTCTTCGGCATCCAGGGTGAGGCGTTCGGGCACCCGCTGGGCAACTTCAGCGTCAACCACTACCACGGCCTGCACCTGCACCCCGACCGGATCGACCTGCGGTCCGTCGTGGACGTCGCGGAGATCCCGACGCTGCAGGAGAACCTGAAGGACCGCGACGCCGGCCGCTGGTGCGACGAGCTCGCCGCCGCCGAGAGGTCCACGGTGGACGGGCGCAGGATCACCTGGACCGTCTCCAGTGCCACCAAGCAGCACCCGGTCGGCCAGGCCGACCTGATCACCACCCGGCTGGTCTGCGAGCTCACCGCCAAGGTCGACCTCGACCGCCCGGCGCGCCTGGAGTTCCGCGACGGGTCGAACACCGACCGGGTCGGCTGGCGGGAGATCACCGCCGCCGGCACCGGGGTGAGGCTCACCGGCTCCTCCGTGCCGACCGAGAGCATCAGCGACGAGCTGCGCTCCTACCCGGAGGACCTGCTCAGCAACCCGCTCGACGTCCGCGCGGTCACCTTCACCGCCCAGCCCGGGTCGGGGTCGGAGCCCAAGCAGGCCACCGGTTCCCCGGTCCAGTCGTTCAGCACGACCGCGGCGGCCCTCAACGACATCCTCGGCAGCGACGAGCTCACGCCGTGGCTCGGCTTCCTCGCGCTGCTGCTCTCCCTCGTGCTCGGCGCCTCGCACGCCGCGTTGCCAGGACACGGCAAGACCCTCATCGCCGCCTACCTCGCGGGCCGTCAGGGCACACCGAAGGACGCCTTCGTCGTCGGCGCCTCGGTCACCGCGACGCACACCGGTGGTGTGCTGGTGCTCGGCCTGGTCATCAGCGCCTCCAGCGCGCTGGCCGGCGAGCAGGTGCTCCGCTGGCTCGGGCTGGTCAGCGGGGTGCTGATCACGGGCATCGGCGTGGTGCTGCTGCGCTCGGCCCTGACCCGCGAACCCGCTCTCGTGGGCGCCGGCGTGGGCCACGGGCACGGACACGGCCATGGGCATGGACACGGGCACGGGCACGGGCACGGGTACAGCCGGGCGAGCCTGATCGGCATGGGCGCGGCCAACGGCCTGGTCCCCTCCCCCTCGGCCCTCGTGGTCCTGCTGGGCGCCATGGCACTGGGCCGCACCTGGTTCGGCGTCCTGCTCGTCCTCGGCTACGGCTTCGGCATGGCCGCCACCCTCACCGGCGTCGGACTGCTGCTCGTGAAAGCCCGCGGCCGCGTCGAACGGCTTTTGGACGGCCGTCCCACAAAGCTGCTGTCTCATTACGCACCCGTGGGCACAGCGGCGATGGTGATCGTGGTCGGCGCCTGGCTCACATTGCAGGCCGCCTGA
- a CDS encoding tetratricopeptide repeat protein yields the protein MGLLVTAAFAHLAASGPADSRAGGEPPVPVVAQQNQMHRVVHQLQQRLHRVPDDSSSWAQLGASYVELARVTADPSYYAKAEGALKNAGDTGLAAVGMGTLANARHDFHAARDWALRAITALPSSAEAHGVLADALTQLGDDAGAQDAVQKMLDLKPNTASFARASFHLELHGDVDGARDAMTRALTAAATPEEVAFCRYRLGELAFDHNRLDEAAQHYEQGLAARGDDMTLTQGMAKVAAARGEVPVAIEQYRRLVARAPLPQYLQEYAELLAAGGRTEEAAEQYEVLSEQQRLMESQGASDDLAAALAAADRGDGVQALRRAEAEWGKRQSVFVADAMAWALHLNGRDAEALTYADRAASLGWQNATFSYHRGMILAALGRVAEAQEALVQALRLNASFSPLHALKAGRKLAELRGGR from the coding sequence GTGGGTCTCCTGGTCACCGCGGCGTTTGCCCACCTCGCCGCCTCCGGTCCTGCCGACAGCAGGGCCGGGGGCGAGCCCCCTGTTCCCGTGGTGGCGCAGCAGAACCAGATGCACCGGGTGGTGCACCAGCTGCAGCAGCGCCTGCACCGGGTGCCCGACGACAGCTCGTCGTGGGCGCAGCTCGGTGCGTCCTATGTGGAGCTCGCCCGCGTGACGGCCGACCCGTCGTACTACGCCAAGGCCGAGGGCGCGCTCAAGAACGCCGGTGACACGGGCCTGGCCGCGGTCGGCATGGGCACGCTCGCCAACGCCCGTCACGACTTCCACGCGGCCCGCGACTGGGCCCTCCGGGCCATCACCGCGCTGCCCAGCTCCGCCGAGGCGCACGGCGTGCTGGCCGACGCGCTGACGCAGCTCGGTGACGACGCGGGCGCGCAGGACGCGGTGCAGAAGATGCTGGACCTCAAACCGAACACGGCGTCGTTCGCCCGCGCCTCCTTCCACCTGGAGCTCCACGGTGACGTCGACGGCGCCCGCGACGCGATGACGCGCGCGCTGACCGCGGCCGCGACGCCGGAGGAGGTCGCGTTCTGCCGTTACCGGCTGGGCGAGCTCGCGTTCGACCACAACCGGCTCGACGAGGCCGCCCAGCACTACGAGCAGGGCCTGGCGGCGAGAGGAGACGACATGACCCTCACTCAAGGCATGGCGAAGGTCGCGGCGGCACGGGGCGAGGTCCCGGTCGCGATCGAGCAGTACCGCAGGCTCGTGGCCCGCGCTCCCCTGCCCCAGTACCTGCAGGAGTACGCGGAGCTGCTCGCGGCCGGTGGCAGGACCGAGGAAGCGGCCGAGCAGTACGAGGTGCTGTCGGAGCAGCAGCGGTTGATGGAGTCGCAGGGCGCCTCCGACGACCTCGCCGCGGCGCTGGCGGCGGCCGACCGCGGTGACGGCGTGCAGGCGCTGCGCCGGGCCGAGGCCGAGTGGGGCAAGCGGCAGAGCGTGTTCGTCGCCGACGCGATGGCGTGGGCCCTGCACCTGAACGGACGGGACGCCGAAGCGTTGACCTACGCCGACCGCGCCGCCTCGCTGGGCTGGCAGAACGCGACGTTCTCCTACCACCGCGGCATGATCCTCGCCGCGCTCGGCCGGGTCGCCGAGGCGCAGGAGGCGCTGGTGCAGGCGTTGCGGCTGAACGCGAGCTTCTCCCCGCTGCACGCGCTCAAGGCGGGCCGCAAGCTCGCCGAGCTGCGGGGCGGCCGGTGA
- a CDS encoding DUF4331 domain-containing protein, which translates to MSSPHVLSGRRGQVAAAALVAATLLNAAMFGGTGATASSHREAPLIAGDPAVDNTDLYAFVSPDHQDTVTLVGNWFPFQEPNGGPNFYPWAQDAQYDFNIDNDGDAKADIVLRWQFHTDDRRKNNTFLYTNGAVDSLDDENLLFRQRYDIEAIYENGQKVKLVSNAPVAPSPNGPASMPDFKKLRDQATVAIPGGGKVYVGPAEDSFFLDLRVFDLLYGGNLSEVGQDTLRGYNVNTIAIQLPKQALALKNDANRNPNIGIWSTTQRRTMKLSPGKAEAVGDFVQVSRLGNPLVNEVVAPAGLKDAFNGLRPDQDAGVKELVDRVVNPELPKLVEAIYKIPAPQGQRDDLAEIFLTGISTKIGAQINADLNSQINNADVDKNKFRPAEMLRLNMSIAPNANPNRLGLLGGDTQGFPNGRRLTDDVIDIGLQAFEGAAASGKLVEALAAGDKVDQNDQAFEAAFPYVALPRNGAAVNASGNTAEVAVAPVGRIGNLDPMAMTTAVGSALVFGAGFFLWRKRQAHIRKYGSHSK; encoded by the coding sequence ATGTCATCACCGCACGTCCTCAGCGGTCGGCGCGGCCAGGTGGCTGCGGCCGCGCTGGTGGCCGCCACACTGCTCAACGCGGCCATGTTCGGCGGTACCGGCGCCACCGCGTCCTCACACCGCGAGGCACCGCTCATCGCCGGTGACCCGGCCGTGGACAACACGGACCTGTACGCGTTCGTCAGCCCCGACCACCAGGACACCGTCACGCTGGTCGGCAACTGGTTCCCGTTCCAGGAGCCCAACGGCGGCCCGAACTTCTACCCGTGGGCGCAGGACGCGCAGTACGACTTCAACATCGACAACGACGGTGACGCCAAGGCCGACATCGTGCTGCGGTGGCAGTTCCACACCGACGACCGCCGCAAGAACAACACGTTCCTCTACACCAACGGCGCCGTCGACTCGCTCGACGACGAGAACCTGCTGTTCCGCCAGCGCTACGACATCGAGGCGATCTACGAGAACGGCCAGAAGGTCAAGCTCGTCAGCAACGCCCCGGTCGCGCCGTCACCGAACGGGCCGGCGTCCATGCCGGACTTCAAGAAGCTGCGCGACCAGGCGACCGTGGCGATCCCCGGTGGCGGCAAGGTCTACGTCGGACCGGCGGAGGACTCGTTCTTCCTGGACCTGCGGGTGTTCGACCTGCTCTACGGCGGCAACCTGAGCGAGGTCGGCCAGGACACCCTGCGCGGCTACAACGTCAACACCATCGCGATCCAGCTGCCGAAGCAGGCGCTGGCGCTCAAGAACGACGCGAACCGCAACCCGAACATCGGCATCTGGAGCACCACGCAGCGCCGCACCATGAAGCTCTCGCCCGGCAAGGCGGAGGCGGTCGGTGACTTCGTGCAGGTATCGCGGCTGGGCAACCCGCTGGTGAACGAGGTCGTGGCGCCCGCGGGCCTCAAGGACGCGTTCAACGGCCTGCGCCCCGACCAGGACGCCGGGGTGAAGGAGCTCGTCGACCGGGTGGTGAACCCGGAGCTGCCGAAGCTCGTCGAGGCGATCTACAAGATCCCGGCGCCTCAGGGCCAGCGCGACGACCTGGCCGAGATCTTCCTGACCGGCATCAGCACGAAGATCGGCGCGCAGATCAACGCCGACCTGAACTCGCAGATCAACAACGCCGACGTCGACAAGAACAAGTTCCGCCCGGCGGAGATGCTGCGGCTGAACATGTCGATCGCCCCCAACGCGAACCCGAACCGGCTGGGGCTGCTCGGCGGTGACACGCAGGGCTTCCCGAACGGGCGCCGGCTCACCGACGACGTCATCGACATCGGCCTGCAGGCCTTCGAGGGCGCGGCGGCGTCCGGCAAGCTCGTCGAGGCGCTCGCGGCCGGGGACAAGGTCGACCAGAACGACCAGGCGTTCGAGGCGGCCTTCCCGTACGTGGCCCTGCCCCGCAACGGCGCCGCCGTCAACGCCTCCGGCAACACCGCGGAGGTCGCGGTCGCCCCGGTCGGCCGGATCGGCAACCTCGACCCGATGGCGATGACCACCGCGGTCGGCTCGGCTCTCGTGTTCGGCGCCGGCTTCTTCCTGTGGCGCAAGCGCCAGGCCCACATCCGCAAGTACGGGTCGCACTCGAAGTGA
- a CDS encoding pyridoxal phosphate-dependent aminotransferase: MRHGVDSGLFQQTAHSPSYFELARTGAADLVDFCIPCNPYFPTPQMFEELSKNLEAVLKFYPSDASKIASQLSTVLGLNPATIAMSNGSTELITWMDHMWIHDSIAIPIPTFGRWTDQPMESNKRVDMFLLQESNNFELDVDEYIKFIRARGSRVAVICNPNNPDGGYLPRREIVRFMDELADLDLVVVDESFIDFVEVERNPSVAAEASIRPNVVVLKSLGKNFGLHGIRFGYLVANPGLAGKMRRTLPKWNLNSLAETVVFMLAEHEGEYAESLRLLSRDRYRMGMELSRIPDLTVYSSQANFLLVRLGGGVDGRELRDHLLSRHQVFIRECGNKLGMSSRFARLVVRPESDVDRLVEGIRDFTQARWTSDHSAHSSEPSLLMHSA; encoded by the coding sequence GTGCGGCACGGTGTGGACTCGGGTCTCTTCCAGCAGACCGCGCACAGCCCGTCCTACTTCGAGCTGGCTCGCACCGGTGCGGCCGACCTCGTCGACTTCTGCATCCCCTGCAACCCGTACTTCCCGACGCCGCAGATGTTCGAGGAGCTGTCGAAGAACCTCGAGGCGGTGCTGAAGTTCTACCCCAGCGACGCGAGCAAGATCGCCTCGCAGCTCTCCACCGTGCTGGGGCTCAACCCGGCGACGATCGCGATGTCCAACGGGAGCACCGAGCTCATCACGTGGATGGACCACATGTGGATCCACGACAGCATCGCGATCCCGATCCCCACGTTCGGCCGGTGGACCGACCAGCCGATGGAGAGCAACAAGCGCGTCGACATGTTCCTGCTGCAGGAGAGCAACAACTTCGAGCTCGACGTCGACGAGTACATCAAGTTCATCCGCGCCCGCGGCAGCCGGGTGGCGGTCATCTGCAACCCGAACAACCCCGACGGCGGCTACCTGCCGCGGCGGGAGATCGTCCGGTTCATGGACGAGCTGGCCGACCTCGACCTGGTGGTGGTCGACGAGTCGTTCATCGACTTCGTGGAGGTCGAGCGCAACCCCTCCGTGGCGGCGGAGGCGTCCATCCGGCCCAACGTGGTCGTGCTGAAGAGCCTCGGCAAGAACTTCGGGCTGCACGGCATCCGGTTCGGCTACCTGGTGGCGAACCCCGGGCTGGCCGGGAAGATGCGGCGGACGCTGCCGAAGTGGAACCTCAACTCGCTCGCGGAGACCGTCGTGTTCATGCTGGCCGAGCACGAGGGTGAGTACGCCGAGAGCCTGCGGCTGCTGTCCCGGGACAGGTACCGGATGGGGATGGAGCTCTCCCGGATCCCCGACCTGACCGTCTACTCCTCGCAGGCCAACTTCCTGCTGGTCCGGCTCGGCGGCGGCGTGGACGGCCGCGAGCTGCGCGACCACCTGCTGTCCCGGCACCAGGTCTTCATCCGCGAGTGCGGCAACAAGCTCGGCATGAGCAGCCGGTTCGCGCGCCTGGTGGTCCGTCCGGAGTCCGACGTCGACCGGCTCGTCGAAGGCATTCGCGACTTCACCCAAGCGAGGTGGACCTCAGACCACTCAGCCCACTCCAGCGAACCCTCGCTGCTCATGCACAGCGCCTGA